TGATTAAATAGTAAATACGGTGCATGACAATATCCAAACTACATTATATTCACATCTAAATAGCTAAATAGTTATTAGGAAACATTTTGATCATTAGGTATACCATTGAAGGAGTCAGCAAGATTCCAATTcttcaagaaaaaaatctttctacGCTTCGGGAAATAAGTTTGCCTTGGGAGAAATGGAACCTTGCTGTCTatcttaatataatatttttactgTTTTGTTTTACCGTCACAAGTATTCATTCAGATAAAAAAGTTCAGTTCAGTATAATGCTTCCTATAGCTCACAAGGTAACATGTCAAAGTCAATAAAATCAGATATCACGTCGATTTGTGACGTAGGCAAGTTATAAAGATGAATAAATATAGTTAATCCAAAAACAACGATAATCGTGGCAACGATAATCAAATCATATGGTTATGCacattaatgatttatttcagAATAATACTAAACTTTCCCCTTGGTTATTAGAAATAACTAAGTGATCCAAATAGGTTTGTATTAGCTCATCGAACTAATGTGCCTATTTCTAGGGATTTGGTCTACATTAAAGGTATTCAGTTTGTTTACAACAAGTGTTAAGCTATCagccaaaaatatcaaaatactctaataaaatgaaaaaagaaaatatttttactttttacaaattttgtcgtCTTGATATCgccataaatttaaaaaaaatcgcacTTTTTTCTCTCAAAAGTACAAAATAATTATCGTTTAATCAGAAGAAACTGTTTCAACACTAAATGTTTCTAATCTTATGTAAAAGGTGTTTTACAATTGCAGTTGATATCCCAATCATTCTTTCCCTGTTAAAATGGAtagtaaatgaaatatatatatatatatatatatatatatatatatatatatatatatatatatatatatatatatatatatatatatatatatatatatttatatatatatatatatattatacagtaATAGAAAGAGGTGAAAGTGATACTCACCTATATCACAATCGACGCCATCGAATCCAGGTTTACATTTAGAACATAGCCCTGTACGAAAGTGACATTTTTCACAGTTTGAGGGACATGGTTTTGTGCATTGTGGGACATATGCAACGGGACTAGGGCAACCTAAAAGAAACACCCAACATTAGAGAATTAATACAAATGCATAAAAGGAACACAGTTCATGGGATACAAACCTTTCAAAAGACATACCAAAAACCTGTACTTCGCAAAAGTCCGTCTGAGCCTTAGTAGAATAACCCGGGGGATATTTAACTCCAGGGAGACGCTCGTTGTAGTATATGACAAACTGTCCAGAGTAAGgacatttaacttttaacaattttggAATGGTTTGTTTCGTGAATGTTGTATCGTGATGACAAAGAATTCCATCTTCAAGATTAGTTGTGTTTGAGATATACAGGTAAAATCCAAGGTATACGGCCGTGAATCCATTGTCGggtccttaaaaaaatataacaagtcttaaattagaaataaacatGAAAAGGGGATTTACCATTATACCAAAAGGaaacaaatacaatattttttaacaaattatgtgcacagttctgttttcaattttaagtgaaaacaaactttaaagtATTTGTTTctgattaattaatttaatatttgttaaaaaatagaaaGGAGCAAATgggaaaaatgtatgaaaacatATCTGACTACCCCAGGGCAAGTTATCAGTCCGGAACATGAAAACTACGTGGTCAATCGCGTAAACTCTCCCCAAGTTCACCCGCCATGTTGCTTTTGTTGACGGTATTGTCAATGAACACTGTTTGCCATCCCACTTTAATGATTCAAAATGACCGTCAACAGCTTTATCACTTGTCCCGTCTGAAAATGTCGAGGACTGCCATGTTTCTTTTCCAAAGCTTAAATTTTCCAAATCTACAAAGCTCAACAATCTATAccactatattaaaataatagactcgattttttgggctttaataccgagaaatcggatattatgtactgtcttttgttttatatatttttaaaatcattgttaCTTGaagataatcattttttttttctcaattaagcttcgctaatttataattaaaaaaaattcctttaaaaaatccggaaatcatctgcagttttcggattttacaatattgtgcATGCGctttacattcacgctaaatcactgGAGGTCCTTCGTTTAAATTTCCAAATCATCACATTtgtatggataaactcagaaacgatatgaCAAATACGAGTAAATCTTTTATTGAAGGAAATTTAGGAGATAACTCTACCTCAGTgcattttttatgaaacattccgagagttccgaatgtaaacatggtgtgtaaattcaaagCGAGGAAAAAAGTTGGTTAGAAGTGTTAAATTCTTCATaagtatgaaataaattttgagatgaaagatatttacagcctcaaaatggtatatttgtgaataatttgactgttatttacaatgcaattaattttctccaaagtCGTTTCGGAGctattctataattttttgcttcataacgaATAACGAGGCGTTTTAACTGTGGTTAAGGCCCGTCCCGAGATTTTTCAGTTAGATttttctaactaagcagagtgtagtgaaaatTAAAGCATTAtagtaggcttaaagcttggttatgaaATTGTCAACagtacggtgtgtcgatgtatcaatttcgtaaatgtccgatatcatatgttatatgtcaacccgtgcacgcacgggacAAAGTCTAGTATTAGTATTATGACTTTTCATTCTAACAAGGTAACAAAATTAGCTGTTAGGTATCCAAATATATGTGAACCAAAAAAGTTCAAACACTTGTAAagagtacatgtatgaaataaaatgttattttgtttgatgaacggCAAATCAATATTGTAATTTGAGTGAGTGGGCTGAAGTATTGTGTAACAAGTCTTTTTGAATCAAAACTCTCACTATACATACGCTCTTGTAAGAGGTAATGTCAGGTGCCATGGAGAAGTAAACATCCGGTACTGACCGGTAACaaccgccgtgtgctctttgtcgtattTAGAAAATCTGTAGAcaactttgtaattttttcgCTATTACAGTAGCAAAAAGTTGTACATACAATCCAATTATGTGAGAAAGTTATATACTTTTGTCTTCTTACAACATAAACTTCGGTGTTCTTTCatagttaaaatattcaaattacataaatgaatttgatttcctTATGGGCATATTACAAAAAtgcataatattattatttataaaaggtTTGTCTACCGAATAGTTGTGTTTAATTCATATCCTGATGTTACGTATTGACTGAAAACAAAGCAAACATTAGAAATATTAGGTAACAAAATACAGGGTTTTATTTtcctgtatttctttttttttttttctttttattattattttttttttgttagccAAAACATTataatctatatataaatataatatatatatatatatatatatatatatatatacgacaATCCTGTATAAGGTCAACACTGCGTCGGATAATCATAGCATCAATGTCGACCCGGAAGAATGTCAACACATCGGTGTTGACATTGTTCCGCACCCTTCTGGTTTGGTATGATCTGCTTACTGAATGTCgtttttcttgttattattcGAAAGATTGacatttaattgtaaaaaaaactttgctttgttttctttaaacttaTCTGCTTTCGTGTTTTTATCTTTGGAAGGAGGGTACCCTCATAGGAAGTATATATCGCCACCTTGATAATCATAGTGAGAATGTCGACACGCATGTTTTTTGACTTTCTTTTAATAATTCTAACTATATAAGAATAAAGGAATGAGTGCATACGTTTAAGTAGTAAAGAATTGATATAACCTGAAGATATCACAATGATTTTTTCAGTAGTGTTTAAAAGACTTCGGAATTTCTATTTTAACAGGCTCTAAAACCGGCATTCAAactgtatatacattttgtgaCGTCAGGCAGTTTATTTAGCTGGAAAACAATGGCGGACTAGGCTAGTTCGCTTCAGgagaatttttgttgttttcatgAATTGTGCAAGTTCAATGGAGTATTTTAAGGTTACTTTTTGTTCATTGGTGTTGTTAACGTAAGTATCTTCATTACTTGTATTCTTGTGATCATGCTTTTAGCTATATTATTCGTACTTTCGGTAGGTAATACCTCCTTTGTTTACACATGAACTACACGCTAGAAAGTAACAGTTATTTTTCTGGAttagattttctctttatcacCACTGTTCCTCATTTGAAtctgctgtaaaaaaaaaaaaacgaaattgTGTACCGTGAATTACATCGATTTGCGtcgtttaattaattttaaaatataatatgtgTGTCAATAGCATACTTTGTTTACCCATAATATTGGAATGGAAATAGTTGAAGTTGTCATACAAATAACAAAACACAAGAGATCTAAAATAGGATTTTTACCGATcaatattttctgattttgcaattttgtttgaatacaaGAATGTATTTCAGATGCAAGAAAATTATTCGATGCACTGTCCTAGGtacagaaaattatcattttcatgtGACAATTATCTTTAAGGACCAAAGAACggttcaattttttctttatttgtcatACATTTATCTATCGTCTTAATTTgccaaatatatgaaatataaaccctcagcttttaatatttcacgtctaattttcaagaatatgaaccatttaaaatattccatacatgcattttgcgtgaaatcaatatgatataaaaacattaaatggATTGTTTTGTGATAAATATACTCTCACAAGACGtgtttattttgctatttattgtaaaagaaatatcttcaattaatattaaaacataggtgaatgtaagtttttttcttcatttacagtttttacaaaaatataatgacGTTCTTAACAGAATAAGTTTTCATTCGCAAAAACGTAgtctattttttgaaaaaactaaaaatgttcattcaatgagaggagaaaaaaattctggtttttttttttttttactttttgttgttgaagcAGGGTGttgctgaaaattttaagtcaagtttttttttattgggtataactgatttaattttgattatttaaaatcggagtttgattatttaaaatcgGAGTATAGATACCCACTAAATCTAACCAGAAACTAGGAATAGTACATGTTCTTAATTcctgtttttaaaatgtaaacaaacgagTTGCAGTCCTTGTAAATGGAATGCCGTAGTCTAAAAATAACCTGTAAACAAAGTGGCAAAACACGTGAATTATCTTCCCTTCACCATTCTTAGCACACATGTTTTGGCCGGTGAAAATAATGTGGCATGTACAACATTTTTCTGGGTTTTCTTTATTATGgcaagtaaaatatccaaattcctttaaaaaaaaaaaaggcgagGAAACTTCAAATACATTTAAAGCCGTCACAAAACCAATATTCACTAAATGTTTATCATCACCATAATCACCAGAAGGACTTCAGCAAAAATTAATTGCTTAAGAGAAATATTGTGATGACTGGGGTATGCAAGTTAATTCTAATAAAACCAAAGTTATCATATTTAACAAAGCCGGGAgaacaataaaacataaattttgcttcaaaattttcaatattgaatGTGTACCAAGTTACAAATACTTATAGGCATTCATTTCACAGCTTCAGGGACTTTCTCACTGGCTAAGGTTGAGTTACACAAAAAAGGATTGTAAGATTATTTCAAACTACGGAAAGATTTCCTGAGTCTAAACCCCGGGATATCCACTAGCTTAAATGTATTTGACCACACTATAAAGCCAGTTTTACTTGATGGCTCTGAAATATGGGGAATCTTTAATgtcaataacataaaaataaaacagtctaatgatatattgatacaaCAGTGTTATAACAACTTAATAGCTGAAACGTTACatctcaaattttgtaaaaccaTATTGGGTTTGAATACGAAAAGTATGAACCATGCTTCACATAGCTAAACAGTCTTAATATTCACAATATTATGACATATTCTAATCAATCTGTAGACTGCGGATATCAGCACATATACTTATCATTGATTTGGGCAGATATAATCACACACCTAGAACAGAAAGAATATGTAAAAAGTGTACACTTAATAGAATTCAAGATAAAGAACATTTTCTTATCCAATGCAGCAAAGTTACAAAGGAAAGAGAGGAACTACTTATTTCATTTCAtctaaagcaaaacattttactagTTTGCAAGCAttgccttaatttgtatttcctggtcaaatattggtttttaactttttaatcatatgataaactatttcatatttgtatgtacatttgtattttgacatatttatgtatggtgttaaacataaatatacagAGGACATTGTATTGAGTGTATagaaacatacatatatatatatatatactaataaaatgtttatgtcTGTCCTAGCTCTTTCAATCATCCAACTCTTTCCCTCTTGCAcatatgtttattgaatgtttaatGTACATTGGATGCTGTATGTACAatcttcatgttgccccttgagggccttaattggtaaataaagaaattaaaattgttttgtacgATTTTTATACCGTACGAATTCTATACCGGGAATCatgtatgtagaaaattaaatatttttaaaaaacatttctgtCCGGTTTCTTGCATATTGAtttgtggtgttttttttaattttaaaaaaccctatTTTATTTCAGATAGTTGATCCTGTCATATGGTGTGGCTATTGATTGAAGTACTTGATGAGTCTTGAAAATTAAGCAAGCTGATTTTGTACTACAGTCTGTTGCTACTGAGTTTTCCAACACCAGAAATGAGTTCCAATTCCTGATTTTGATACATTCGATGACCAACGGATTTTTTGAActtgttttcttaaaaaaggTGAAGGCACATTTTTGCACCTGaataaattcttcattattacagttcaattttttctgtaatatatTGTTCTGAGATATCATTTTTAAGAAGACTAAAGATAAACCAGCAGACATATTCACAAAACTTTCCTAAGTTGTGACTTAAGAGTGTTACTCACATATGACTTAGATAAAAAGTTAGAAAAATCCTTAGATCAGCTTAAGACATACCTTATGATGTAGATCGACGGTATCCTATAAAAAccttatcaaaaaatcattttataatattatattcagTACTTTAATTTAAGAGACTTTTATGGGGAAAAATCACTATGAattttgacagaaaaaaattaattaacacgaaaaaaaaccagtatatttcaatttgtatacatttttaaaataaaggtaTCTATTGAGATTTACAAGGAAATTAGTAGCTAGTAAAACATGAGAATATATTACAATCCAATGATTATTTTAACaagaaattttcttgaaattagaCACTCTTACCATACGGGTAATACACGAGAAAGCACCTTTTCATAGaattcatgggggggggggggggagtaataAAATCACTTTTAATTTGCAATGAATAGAATATTAATGTTAGTTACAagtatgattataaaaaaattggTATTAATCTACCTCAAAAATACATTacacaattcaatttcaattctttatttctttaatcttTACATTTTACTAGTATCAGTATGACATATGTATAACATGAGGTGGTAGTGTATTTACAGGAGAACTTGTGCACGTACCAATAATAACATATACTATactatatataccggttgagaatacaaaacaaaagactaacaattatgtaatacaaataGCATTCTTTTAGAGATGAATTTGCCAAGATCTTTAACATTTTCAGTATTAaaagttgaattaatttaaacatagaaggtttttttaataataatattcttTCATGTATAATATGCGCAATGTTCTGTTTAAAGgacaaagaaatataaaatggaattcatcttcaacaCTTGTTTTGCAATGTggaaaaaatctattttctctATTTGTGATATTATATCTGCCAGTTTCAATAGCGAGGCGATGTGACGATAGTCGtaattgaattatatatttctgtaatttaatggGAATAGGTTTTCCTAAATAGTATTGAAGATGCATATCATCGATAAGATATTTGTAAAAGGAACACTTTTTCGAATTTTCAGCATTTGCAAATATATCTTGTTTGGCCTGATCAAAAATTCGTTGTTATACAAGTAGTAAAAtaccattgtttattttttggttagTCCATATATAAAAGAAACCGAGGTCAATGAGAATTTCCTTTACATCGAAAACCCAGTTTTTATAACCGTGTTCTTCACAATTAATATAGATAACTTCGTAGCAATGTCTAATTTTACAATTGTCAATAATTAGACATTTTTCCAAAACataataatgttaaacattCTATAATGTACAAGGGGCACATGGCCTAATCCAGCATATAAATAAgcagtatttgtatttttcttaacTCCGAGAATTTGTTTACAGAAATTCTGTATGAAGTTTTTCGATATAACAACCTATATTATTTCCCCATATTTCTGAACAATAATTAACAATTCCGCCAATAAAACATTCCccgtatattttttctaagcgCAAACAATGCTTTTCTACCTTGTtcagaaaattgttttttcagCTTTAGTAAAGTTGTTGTTAAAGTTGAAAAGTATTCCTAAGTAAGTGAATTGATTTACAATTTCTCAAACATCATTACCAATGTGCCACCACTCACTATCTTTTACTCTGTCGTTGTTTctgaaaaacacaatttttctaCTTAATTCATCAAACAAAGCTGCAAGTCTCTTCCAATTATTTTtcaggaataaaatgaaaatgtgaaaatcatCTTGCATGGCTTATactaattaaagtaaattaactctttagcaaaaaatattttcataatttattggTCAATTTGCAAagcaataaatgtaacatactTTTATCAGTGTCATGATTAAAtagatgaacaattttcattttcgcCACACAGAgacaatatttgtaaataaaacaaaaaacaaattgattaatTCATGAACTCACAGTAAGGCACGTAGcaacgggggaggggggggggggtggtggtccctctttttatttttgtcaatgtacttttttgttatattcattattagaaaaatatacgtACAATGCTAATATGctgtataattttaaaaagtatctaTAAAAGGGTTGTTAGGTTCAGAGAATAAAGATTTGATCGCCCTATTCTGCCGATCTTTACAAATAACATCAAAAAACACCAATAGTTCGTGAAATCGTGatttaaactaatgctgatcTAAAGCTAGGACGACGAAATGCAGGTTCCTGAATTTAGGAGAGCTTAGAGAAACTGATTTAAAACTAAGACTAACGTTTGTTAAGAGCATGGTCCTAGGATAGATTCATGAACATGTCTGCATATTCTTGATAGCTATATATTAACTCTTCTACTACCATATCATAATGGTCCGCTAGTGTGTCATATGAAGTGTTATAATATTTATGATATAGATCCCCGAGATCTCATTACCAATTTGCCCACACCTGGCGGTGTCCTTGCCAAGGTGTTACTGAAAAGTATCTTCCTCTACATGGGGAGTAGCCTATGTCTTAATCTGTATAGAAAGAGGAAgcagaaagacagcttccagttgAGTATCTTTTATTCAGAtacaacattttaacaatagatattcatattaattacaatgaaGTTCATCAACATAAATATTCAatacaaaaatctctgaaaatcaAATATTAGTTGAACCCCATGGATCTCTTAACATTACTTGTGAGAATGCGCACAGGTGTAATAATCTTAGCTGTAAAAAAAGGAGACTACTGGAGAGCTGTGTTTTCCTCACCTCCATTTTATACGCACGGACATTCGTAtcctaataagtaaatgcgTCCATACTAATGATTTGACGCAACGTAGTCAGCGATAgacgtttatttttattttatgaccCAGCGTCAACAAACTCATCACAGCACTTCATTTTACATTTCTTAATGAGCAAAAACAATTATACGCTATCTATATAACGCGTGTtctttaaccaatttctatacAATTTCCGTTATGATAACTACATGAAGCTATAGCATTGTCACGGGACTTCCAATTTAGCTTCTActgaatcattattttaaaacggGATGAGAATCTTTAGTTAAAAGGTGGGAATTTGCTAAGTAAATCTTGTGCAACAATATCTCATATACATTGCTGAATGTTTTCGAAAAGATACCAATTTCTGGATAACGGGTCTTCCAACAATTTTTTGGAATTGCCATGGGTACCAATTGCGCCCCATTGTTAGCAAAactatttttatattcatatgaagcagaatttgtACACGAGAAGAAGAAATAACTTGCTGTGTCCTTCAACTCGAAATTTGTGTAAATCGATATACCCCAGTAAACTCTCCATACAGTACTTTTTATCAAGATACAATTCCTAGAACTAAATCTgattcatattgaaaaaaatctttaatattttagatgctatttacttataaaaataatttgcaactgatatttaaaaatcaacatcTTTTTGTCAGTTTTGAAGAAACATTTCTCGTAATAGCAATAATACAAAGGTTCCGAAATATCTTCTTCATGACAacggaaaaaaaatataattcatacaaaatgaaataagacACAGTTGTTCAGTAAATGTTTATTTACGCATGCTACCTTAACTGTGTTTGGGAAAGGAAAGAAGATACGTACGAATCACTTTCAtgcttgtttgtttcttttgttttcttttttgttttttttttgtatttagagAATCTTCATAATTgggttttaaaatctttattatggATACAGTGATCATGTTCATAAAAGTATCataagatattaaaaatgtcttaggATATAtcttatgaaataattttgatacatttctttttttcttaaataagatatcaacaaaatataatGTGAAGTGAAATCAAACTACTCAAATTTCAAATAGTATTGTGTCTATCATAGATATATTGAATATTCAGCTACTCTATAAAATGTGGCATTTGATCTACCAATGACGTTTAGTCATTTTATGCGCGCCGATTTCGTATTAACATTACATTTACGTATACATTCAGTGAATATGCTCCCTAAAGAGTATTTTTTCCACTCAGTTTAGATATCAACGTGGCATTCTCACCTTATACTTGGAATCGAAATTCTATGGTCTGAGACATAGTGTTAAACActccttctagtagttattagATACAAAATCCAACCTTTGTAACTTCAGAGTTGGGGAAGGGAGGGGATTTCTAAAGAACTTAAAGAGGAACCGTCTTGGAGTTAAATAGGAAACATTCGATTTCAAGCTTTGTAACTTCAGAGTTGGGGAAGGGAGGGGATTTCTAAAGAACTTGAAGAGGAACCGTCTTGGAGTTAAAGAGGAAAC
The sequence above is drawn from the Crassostrea angulata isolate pt1a10 unplaced genomic scaffold, ASM2561291v2 HiC_scaffold_227, whole genome shotgun sequence genome and encodes:
- the LOC128169822 gene encoding uncharacterized protein LOC128169822, yielding MRVDILTMIIKVAIYTSYEDLENLSFGKETWQSSTFSDGTSDKAVDGHFESLKWDGKQCSLTIPSTKATWRVNLGRVYAIDHVVFMFRTDNLPWGPDNGFTAVYLGFYLYISNTTNLEDGILCHHDTTFTKQTIPKLLKVKCPYSGQFVIYYNERLPGVKYPPGYSTKAQTDFCEVQVFGCPSPVAYVPQCTKPCPSNCEKCHFRTGLCSKCKPGFDGVDCDIGEYHFHLFLLL